In the Catharus ustulatus isolate bCatUst1 chromosome 18, bCatUst1.pri.v2, whole genome shotgun sequence genome, one interval contains:
- the UBE2L3 gene encoding ubiquitin-conjugating enzyme E2 L3 yields the protein MAASRRLMKELEEIRKCGMKNFRNIQVDEANLLTWQGLIVPDNPPYDKGAFRIEINFPAEYPFKPPKITFKTKIYHPNIDEKGQVCLPVISAENWKPATKTDQVIQSLIALVNDPQPEHPLRADLAEEYSKDRKKFCKNAEEFTKKYGEKRPVD from the exons gaGCTTGAAGAAATCCGCAAATGTGGAATGAAAAACTTCCGTAATATCCAGGTTGATGAAGCTAATTTATTGACCTGGCAAGGGCTTATTGTTCCT GACAATCCTCCATATGATAAAGGAGCCTTCAGAATTGAAATCAACTTCCCAGCAGAATATCCATTCAAACCTCCTAAGattacatttaaaacaaagatcTATCACCCTAACATTGATGAAAAGGGGCAGGTTTGTCTGCCAGTAATTAGTGCTGAAAACTGGAAGCCAGCAACCAAAACTGACCAAG TAATCCAGTCCCTCATAGCACTGGTGAATGATCCACAGCCCGAGCACCCCCTCCGGGCTGACCTAGCTGAAGAATACTCTAAGGACCGTAAAAAATTCTGTAAGAACGCTGAAGAGTTTACAAAGAAATATGGTGAGAAGCGACCAGTGGACTAA